A portion of the Choristoneura fumiferana chromosome 6, NRCan_CFum_1, whole genome shotgun sequence genome contains these proteins:
- the LOC141428941 gene encoding uncharacterized protein translates to MAHTARLLSFLLISVIILANVETKKRSSSKPHTYPHSYGGSGGGRHATSAPQREHTRYIKTTTPRIYDRPTRVVRPDVWKPTSAPTRPTTGAHTYPLSFNGSGGGRQVTSAPTLGYTPYPQTKPTSGSHTYPLSPGGSGGGRQVTSAPILGYTPYPQTKPTSGSHTYPLSPGGSGGSRQVTSAPILGNTPYPQTKPTSGTHTYPLSPGGSGSGFKPNLDPRTGSYPRPSGTNTVISTINVNTGHTDHGVYNNHIYVRNQPTTYYISNTRTTHIYHYPYNPPHGIRYTDNGNRVVYYSAYTGRLPNYVFEYRASKSRYSKLLAGLALYNLGRVTRKSEIQTFHSSYQPRPDEMCLFSVYYDEYRFDEMEIDCRLMTDFIWTQNKLNQPATANENAIVLPNGTLVLSYTQIAPKSVKNALDPMFNGHYVHVTPNMKCYMIWTVSYTFPRREKVECRLLQTFVDKSMNSATTVTSTFVIILTTVAVLLV, encoded by the coding sequence ATGGCGCATACCGCGAGACTActcagttttttattaataagtgtaATAATATTGGCCAATGTGGAAACAAAAAAACGCAGCTCATCTAAACCTCACACTTATCCACATTCGTACGGCGGATCTGGCGGTGGAAGGCATGCCACAAGTGCTCCGCAACGGGAACACACGCGTTATATAAAAACAACAACGCCCAGAATTTATGACCGTCCGACCAGAGTCGTCAGACCAGATGTGTGGAAGCCGACAAGTGCACCGACAAGACCGACGACCGGAGCTCACACGTATCCTCTTTCGTTCAACGGATCAGGTGGCGGCAGGCAAGTGACTAGTGCACCGACACTGGGGTATACACCTTACCCACAGACTAAACCGACGTCTGGAAGTCATACATATCCTCTTTCCCCCGGCGGATCAGGTGGCGGCAGGCAAGTGACTAGTGCACCGATACTGGGGTATACACCTTACCCACAGACTAAACCGACGTCTGGAAGTCATACATATCCTCTTTCCCCCGGCGGATCAGGTGGCAGCAGGCAAGTGACTAGTGCACCGATACTGGGGAATACACCTTACCCACAGACTAAACCGACGTCTGGAACTCATACATATCCTCTTTCCCCCGGCGGATCAGGCAGTGGATTCAAGCCGAATTTAGACCCACGGACTGGATCATATCCCCGTCCTTCTGGCACTAACACAGTTATTTCAACGATAAATGTGAATACTGGGCATACTGATCACGGCGTTTATAATAACCATATATATGTAAGAAACCAGCCGACAAcctattatatttcaaatactCGAACTACTCACATTTATCATTACCCCTACAATCCACCGCATGGAATTCGTTATACAGATAATGGAAACAGAGTTGTGTATTACTCAGCTTACACGGGACGGTTACCTAATTACGTCTTCGAGTACAGAGCATCGAAAAGTCGCTACAGCAAGCTACTGGCAGGCTTAGCCCTGTACAATCTTGGACGTGTGACTAGAAAAAGTGAAATCCAGACGTTTCATAGTTCCTACCAGCCACGGCCGGACGAGATGTGTCTTTTTAGTGTCTATTACGACGAATATAGATTTGACGAAATGGAAATCGACTGCCGTTTGATGACTGATTTCATATGGACTCAGAATAAACTCAACCAGCCAGCAACTGCCAATGAAAATGCAATTGTACTTCCAAATGGCACGTTGGTACTCTCGTACACACAAATTGCaccaaaaagcgtgaaaaatgCGTTGGATCCAATGTTCAATGGACACTATGTTCATGTCACACCTAATATGAAATGTTACATGATATGGACTGTTAGTTACACGTTTCCGAGAAGGGAAAAAGTGGAGTGCAGACTGCTTCAAACTTTTGTCGATAAATCAATGAATTCAGCAACCACAGTAACGTCAAcgtttgttataattttgactaCTGTCGCCGTTCTTTTGGTTTAA
- the LOC141428631 gene encoding uncharacterized protein produces MASIQNYIKIQVDLLQKVEKGHINFKKSPKERLTVGYCQGRLEALEAYWTDFKSTHEKLILNATEEDTKSSVYFTENVFESLEERYYIYKGDLKNVLQILNTKHTDQPQPQPNKSSSSCNELKLPQIQIPSFSGNYAEWQAFHDLFTALIDTNTSLQNVQKLHYLKASLKGDAEVLLRQFSITEDNYDEAWSVLKRRYDNKRYIANTIFKKFFGQKTLVHESAAGLKQLLDTSVECMNALKLLGLPTIHWDAIVNYVIVSKLDTDSHKHWEQQISEDEVKQLPSFKQLQSFLETRFQTLEMVEPVYKCQKQFNSKTFHVTTNDINRILKCAFCKESHYIFNCKQFSNQSVEDRYNFVKNNGLCFNCLIPNHKIFHCKQKTSCQVCGRRHHSLLHRYSQQTVDKEENKTVQTNKEVMKVVAHVRSSEEEEESHNILLATALVGIKSRSGEIHVCRALLDQGSEASFVTAQLAELLNLDITAISGTVSGLGDGNNVCIKQMVGLQIMSRYETDFSVKVNAYVLKSLTRRLPSREIKGCLWPQLDNMKLADPTFNKPGLIDILLGADVFCKIIDSGFMRGPGDVVAQHTHLGWILSGNTNTNSVNSQQYITSFHITRDVQQDNNLLKKFWEIETDLFTNKKTWFTSSLEEEKCEEVYKKTTTRDDTGRHIVHLPLKQNIEDTVKLCRDTKQQAVLRFKQLKRKFNKNEKLKNEYNKVIHENLELHYLKNVEDEKQEWRTPNIVKVYCQVKMAEKHTDLQRLVWREEPSKKMETYKLLTVTFGTRLAAPYQTARNQLDNNKAKTYFRETPVVKTCFYTGDLMARYEVKTETKTLRHEINSMLKAGGFVMQNSESLVEFLQSGRVLQEPENKTEMKLDKVMKILEFMWDIKEDMYKITGNLPGSKTSVTKGLITPEVASLFDPFHWFASIIITAKVMIQRLWICSLGRDDEFPMHLEEEWMTNRRKLLEVPTIQISRWIRMRSECKDVQLHGITDTSSVVYATVVYLRIVDENDIVPVTKKAAKTKLAPLKQLTILRMELCGAELGAKLLRVLSELLNIPMNNICARMEFGIKRDFSCKGE; encoded by the exons ATGGCatcaatacaaaattatataaaaattcaAGTGGACTTATTACAAAAAGTAGAAAAGGGTCATATCAACTTTAAAAAGTCGCCTAAAGAAAGACTAACTGTAGGCTATTGCCAAGGTCGTTTGGAGGCGTTGGAAGCGTATTGGACGGACTTCAAAAGTACACACGAGAAGTTGATACTAAATGCCACTGAGGAAGATACAAAATCATCGGTGTACTTTACTGAGAATGTCTTTGAGTCACTTGAAGAGAGGTACTATATATACAAAGGTGATCTCAAAAATGTACTTCAgatattaaatacaaaacataCCGATCAGCCACAACCACAACCGAATAAGTCATCGTCATCATGTAACGAGCTTAAATTGCCCCAAATTCAAATACCATCTTTCAGCGGTAACTACGCCGAATGGCAAGCATTCCACGACTTATTTACGGCGCTCATAGACACAAACACGTCACTTCAAAACGTGCAAAAGCTGCATTACCTTAAAGCCAGCTTAAAGGGAGATGCAGAAGTTTTGTTGCGGCAGTTTTCGATCACAGAGGACAACTATGACGAAGCTTGGTCGGTACTTAAGAGGCGGTATGACAACAAAAGGTACATAGCAAATACGATTTTTAAGAAATTCTTTGGCCAGAAAACGTTAGTGCATGAATCAGCCGCGGGCTTAAAACAGCTTCTGGATACATCTGTTGAATGCATGAATGCACTTAAACTTCTGGGATTGCCTACAATACATTGGGATGCAATTGTCAACTATGTCATCGTATCGAAATTAGACACCGATAGTCACAAACATTGGGAACAGCAGATCAGTGAAGATGAAGTGAAACAACTGCCGAGTTTTAAACAGTTGCAATCATTTCTAGAGACAAGATTCCAGACTTTAGAAATGGTGGAACCAGTATACAAATGTCAAAAACAATTTAACTCGAAAACATTTCACGTAACAACTAATGACATCAATAGAATATTAAAATGTGCATTTTGTAAGGAAAGTCACTACATCTTCAATTGTAAGCAATTCAGCAATCAATCAGTGGAAGACAGATACAATTTCGTGAAGAACAATGGATTATGTTTCAATTGCCTCATCCCAAATCACAAGATATTTCATTGCAAGCAAAAAACCTCATGTCAAGTATGTGGGAGGCGGCATCATTCGCTTCTGCATAGATATTCACAACAAACCGTGGATAAGGAAGAAAACAAGacagtacaaacaaacaaagaagtaaTGAAGGTAGTAGCACACGTAAGGTCAAGTGAAGAAGAGGAAGAAAGCCACAATATTTTGTTGGCAACAGCACTGGTGGGCATTAAGTCAAGATCAGGAGAGATTCATGTCTGCCGTGCCTTACTTGACCAAGGATCCGAAGCCTCATTTGTCACGGCGCAGTTGGCCGAGTTGTTGAACTTGGACATAACGGCTATCAGCGGGACGGTTTCCGGATTAGGTGATGGTAACAACGTGTGCATTAAACAAATGGTGGGTTTACAAATCATGTCAAGGTATGAGACTGATTTCTCTGTAAAGGTAAATGCTTATGTATTAAAGTCATTAACACGTAGATTACCTTCTAGGGAAATAAAAGGCTGTCTCTGGCCTCAACTTGATAATATGAAGTTAGCGGACCCCACTTTTAACAAACCGGGATTGATTGATATCCTTCTCGGAGCTGATGTTTTCTGCAAAATCATAGACTCAGGTTTCATGAGAGGGCCGGGTGACGTAGTCGCTCAGCATACACACTTGGGTTGGATTTTGTCAGGAAATACTAACACAAATTCTGTTAATTCACAGCAATATATCACAAGTTTTCATATTACCAGGGATGTGCAACAGGATAACAATCTTTTAAAGAAGTTCTGGGAAATAGAAActgatttatttacaaacaagaAAACTTGGTTCACTTCTTCCTTGGAAGAAGAAAAGTGTGAAGAAGTGTACAAGAAAACAACAACAAGAGATGATACTGGAAGACATATTGTACACTtacctttaaaacaaaatatcgaAGACACTGTAAAGTTATGTAGAGACACTAAACAACAAGCTGTATTAAGATTTAAACAACTAAAAAGGAAGTTCAACAAAAATGAGAAGTTGAAAAATGAATACAATAAAGTTATACACGAGAATCTAGAGTTGCACTATTTAAAGAATGTTGAAGACGAAAAGCAAGAGTGGAGAACACCCAATATAGTCAAGGTGTATTGTCAAGTCAAGATGGCAGAAAAACATACTGATTTACAGCGTTTAGTATGGAGAGAAGAACCTTCGAAAAAAATGGAAACTTATAAATTACTTACCGTCACATTTGGGACTAGATTAGCAGCACCTTACCAAACCGCACGTAATCAGCTAGACAATAATAAAGCAAAAACATATTTTCGCGAAACGCCGGTGGTGAAGACTTGTTTCTATACGGGCGATCTGATGGCAAGATATGAAGTCaaaactgaaacaaaaacaCTCCGTCACGAGATTAACAGTATGTTAAAGGCGGGGGGGTTTGTGATGCAAAACTCAGAGTCGTTAGTCGAGTTTCTTCAAAGCGGTAGAGTACTCCAGGAACCTGAAAACAAAACAGAGATGAAATTAGACAAGGTTATGAAGATATTAGAATTCATGTGGGATATAAAAGAAGATATGTACAAAATAACAGGCAACTTACCAGGATCAAAGACATCTGTAACGAAAGGGTTGATTACACCAGAAGTAGCCAGTCTGTTCGATCCTTTCCATTGGTTTGCATCAATCATCATTACTGCTAAGGTGATGATACAAAGACTATGGATTTGCAGTCTTGGGCGGGATGATGAATTTCCGATGCACTTAGAAGAAGAATGGATGACAAACCGGAGAAAACTTCTTGAAGTTCCAACCATACAGATTTCACGATGGATCAGGATGAGGTCTGAGTGTAAAGATGTTCAGCTACATGGGATTACAGATACCTCTTCAGTGGTGTATGCAACTGTAGTCTATCTAAGGATTGTAGATGAGAATGACATAGTTCCTGTTACAAAGAAAGCAGCTAAAACAAAGCTTGCACCGCTGAAACAACTGACTATTCTAAGAATGGAACTATGCGGTGCGGAGCTAGGAGCAAAGCTTCTGCGTGTTCTATCTGAGCTGCTGAACATTCCGATGAATAATATCTGCGCTAG GATGGAATTTGGCATCAAAAGGGACTTTTCATGCAAGGGTGAATAA